The genomic window GTCGGTGCCACCGCCTCGCGCACAGCCACGTCGCCGATCACGCCCTCGTCGGTCTGCCCGAGCAGAACATCGATATCGCTCGGCAGCGGTATCTCGCTGACCTCGCGCAGATTGCTCTCGAGGAGCGCACGATAGCGAGCGCGGAACTCCTCCTCCGCCTGCTTGATGCGCACGAGTTCGTTGGCTACCAGCTGCTTCTTTGACAGCGCGTTGTGGATGATCTCCTTGGCCTTGCTGTCGGCGTCGCGCAGGACGGCGTCGGCATCCACACGCGCCTTGGCCTGGATCTCATCGGCCGAGCGCTGCGCCGCCATCAGCGTGTTGTTGATGGTGTGGCGCTGCATCTCGTATTCGTTGACTTTGGCCGAAGCGGTGTCGAGCCGCTCGGACAGGTCGATGTTCTCCTTGAAGAGCCGCTCGAGCTCGTCGGCGACCTCGTCGAGGAAGCCGTCGACCTGCTCCTCGTTGTAGCCGCGCAACGAGTGGCCGAACTCCTTATGGTGAATGTCGAGCGGTGTGAGCTTCATCGATGG from Coriobacteriia bacterium includes these protein-coding regions:
- a CDS encoding DivIVA domain-containing protein; translated protein: MKLTPLDIHHKEFGHSLRGYNEEQVDGFLDEVADELERLFKENIDLSERLDTASAKVNEYEMQRHTINNTLMAAQRSADEIQAKARVDADAVLRDADSKAKEIIHNALSKKQLVANELVRIKQAEEEFRARYRALLESNLREVSEIPLPSDIDVLLGQTDEGVIGDVAVREAVAPTMQPAPVVSQPIAVEAPAPAESVDPVASAPVPDPPRPGFVQSVTLGEIGEPDVPDDLSFVDPGEFKMPSFDALGEREDDLDIEEID